The Maridesulfovibrio hydrothermalis AM13 = DSM 14728 DNA window GATTCCGCCTGAATAAGCATGCGAGTGAATTCGCAGTACTTCTTAACGTTTGGAGTACTGGAATTTTGCGCGTGCGCCGGGCTGACCGTATTTTTTACGCTCTTTCTTACGAGCGTCACGAGTCAGGAGACCTGCGCGTTTGAGGAGAGGACGAAGTTCAGGGTCCATCTCGATAAGAGCGCGGGAGATACCGTGTCTTACAGCCTGAGCCTGACCAGCTACACCACCACCGTCAGCGTTGACTTTGATGTCAAATTTGCCGAGGTTTTTGGTGAGTTTCAGGGGCTGCTGAACGATCATCTGCAAGGTTTTACGAGGAAAGTAATCTTCGTAAGGCTTGCCGTTAACAGTGATGATGCCGCTGCCCTGGTACATGCGAGTACGTGCAACAGCGTTTTTTCTTCTGCCGGTAGCGTAATTGAAATCTTTAGTCATATTAGTGCTCCACCCTGTAAATTGGTATTAGAGGGTCTTAGGCTGCTGTGCTGTGTGA harbors:
- the rpsI gene encoding 30S ribosomal protein S9, encoding MTKDFNYATGRRKNAVARTRMYQGSGIITVNGKPYEDYFPRKTLQMIVQQPLKLTKNLGKFDIKVNADGGGVAGQAQAVRHGISRALIEMDPELRPLLKRAGLLTRDARKKERKKYGQPGARAKFQYSKR